A genomic region of Xanthomonas campestris pv. phormiicola contains the following coding sequences:
- a CDS encoding insulinase family protein: MLRPLSLLISSILTLGVGAAIAPASAAPPALAAKATVPEIAYTRFTLPNGLTVVVHEDHKAPVVAVSIWYHIGSGDEPAGKTGFAHLFEHLMFSGSENHKGTYFQPFEKVGATDMNGTTWFDRTNYFETVPTTALDLALWMESDRMGHLLGAIGQKELDTQRGVVQNEKRQGENRPYGRVDENILANLFPANHPYQHDTIGSMADLDAASLDDVKQWFHDNYGAANTTLVLAGDITVAQAKAKAAQYFGDIPAGKPVPRQQPWITPLARQTRGVQHDHVAQPRIYRTWVAPQLGSDDAVQLDLATTVLGGGKTSRLYQRLVYRDHLVDDVSASLQPFALASQLQISADVKDGVDPAKVEAAIADELKKFLAEGPSADELQRAQVNYRAGFVRGLEKVGGFTGKAAILAEGQVYRKDPGAYKHDLQRAQAATAASVRKAADTWFGKGDYLLTVLPAGDGFDPVAEDKAVKPLPAADGKPAPTLPAKASYSVGKSQVDRAAGIPETTQFPSLSFPQLQRGKLKNGIEVVLAERHTIPVTQVELLFDAGYAVDQGGKLGTANFTAALMNESTRSLDSVDVAQRRQRLGAITSVSCALDSCDASLDALNDQLAPSLALFADIVRNPAFKAEDIERVRGQWLASIAQEKTQPQGLALRTLPPLLYGPQHPYGVPLTGSGTEAAIKSLSASDLAAFQNDWLRPDNLRILVAGDTTLAQIIPQLDAAFGDWQPPATARPSKTLSQVAAQPKPRVFLINRADAPQSLILAGLLAPSTKAPNNLAIGVANGAFGGTFTSRLNMNLREDKRWAYGANSFMLDAQGQRPFLFFAPVQTDKTAESAAEILKEAKAVIGDKPLTAEEIAKIKNQRIRALPGSFETTGAVLGAVESIVQYGRPDDYVQTLKTRLEGIDQGAAEAAIKEIVAPQAMTWVIVGDLKQIEAPVRALKLGEVQVLNSDGQPVKAKAKAADKQ; the protein is encoded by the coding sequence ATGCTTCGACCCTTGTCGTTGTTGATCTCCAGCATCCTCACCCTTGGCGTCGGCGCCGCCATCGCGCCGGCCAGCGCCGCGCCGCCGGCCCTGGCCGCCAAGGCCACCGTGCCGGAGATCGCCTACACCCGCTTCACCCTGCCCAACGGCCTGACCGTGGTGGTGCACGAAGACCACAAGGCGCCGGTGGTGGCGGTGAGCATCTGGTACCACATCGGCTCCGGCGACGAGCCGGCCGGCAAGACCGGCTTCGCCCACCTGTTCGAGCACCTGATGTTCTCCGGCTCGGAAAACCACAAGGGCACCTATTTCCAGCCGTTCGAGAAGGTCGGCGCCACCGACATGAACGGCACCACCTGGTTCGACCGCACCAACTACTTCGAGACCGTGCCGACCACCGCGCTGGACCTGGCGCTGTGGATGGAATCGGACCGCATGGGCCACCTGCTCGGCGCGATCGGGCAGAAGGAACTGGATACCCAGCGCGGCGTGGTGCAGAACGAGAAGCGCCAGGGCGAGAACCGCCCGTACGGGCGCGTGGACGAGAACATCCTGGCCAACCTCTTCCCGGCCAACCACCCGTACCAGCACGACACCATCGGCTCGATGGCCGACCTCGACGCGGCCTCGCTGGACGACGTCAAGCAGTGGTTCCACGACAACTACGGCGCCGCCAACACCACCCTGGTGCTGGCCGGCGACATCACCGTGGCCCAGGCCAAGGCCAAGGCCGCGCAGTACTTCGGCGACATCCCCGCCGGCAAGCCGGTGCCGCGCCAGCAGCCGTGGATCACCCCGCTGGCCAGGCAGACCCGCGGCGTGCAGCACGACCATGTCGCGCAGCCGCGCATCTACCGCACCTGGGTGGCGCCGCAGCTGGGCAGCGACGACGCGGTGCAGCTGGACCTGGCCACCACCGTGCTCGGCGGCGGCAAGACCAGCCGCCTGTACCAGCGCCTGGTGTACCGCGACCACCTGGTCGACGACGTCTCCGCCTCGCTGCAGCCGTTCGCGCTGGCCAGCCAGCTGCAGATCAGCGCCGACGTGAAGGACGGCGTGGACCCGGCCAAGGTCGAGGCCGCCATCGCCGACGAACTGAAGAAGTTCCTGGCCGAAGGCCCGAGCGCCGACGAACTGCAGCGCGCCCAGGTCAACTACCGCGCCGGCTTCGTGCGCGGCCTGGAGAAGGTCGGCGGCTTCACCGGCAAGGCCGCGATCCTGGCCGAGGGCCAGGTCTACCGCAAGGATCCGGGCGCCTACAAACACGACCTGCAGCGCGCCCAGGCCGCCACCGCGGCCAGCGTGCGCAAGGCCGCCGACACCTGGTTCGGCAAGGGCGACTACCTGCTGACCGTGCTGCCGGCCGGCGACGGCTTCGACCCGGTGGCCGAGGACAAGGCGGTCAAGCCGCTGCCCGCGGCCGACGGCAAGCCCGCACCCACGCTGCCGGCCAAGGCCAGCTACAGCGTCGGCAAGAGCCAGGTCGACCGCGCCGCCGGCATCCCGGAGACCACCCAGTTCCCGAGCCTGAGCTTCCCGCAGCTGCAGCGCGGCAAGCTCAAGAACGGCATCGAAGTGGTGCTGGCCGAGCGCCACACCATCCCGGTGACCCAGGTCGAACTGCTGTTCGACGCCGGCTACGCGGTCGACCAGGGCGGCAAGCTCGGCACCGCCAACTTCACCGCGGCGCTGATGAACGAGAGCACGCGCAGCCTGGATTCGGTGGACGTGGCGCAGCGCCGCCAGCGCCTGGGCGCGATCACCAGCGTGTCCTGCGCGCTGGACAGCTGCGACGCCTCGCTCGACGCGCTCAACGACCAGCTGGCACCGTCGCTGGCGCTGTTCGCCGACATCGTGCGCAACCCGGCGTTTAAGGCCGAGGACATCGAGCGCGTCCGCGGCCAGTGGCTGGCCTCCATCGCGCAGGAGAAGACCCAGCCGCAGGGCCTGGCGCTGCGCACCCTGCCGCCGCTGCTGTACGGCCCGCAGCATCCCTACGGCGTGCCGCTCACCGGCAGCGGCACCGAGGCGGCGATCAAGAGCCTGAGCGCCAGCGACCTGGCCGCGTTCCAGAACGACTGGCTGCGTCCGGACAACCTGCGCATCCTGGTCGCCGGCGACACCACCCTGGCGCAGATCATCCCGCAGCTGGACGCGGCGTTCGGCGACTGGCAGCCGCCGGCGACCGCACGCCCGAGCAAGACCCTGTCGCAGGTCGCCGCGCAGCCCAAGCCGCGCGTGTTCCTGATCAACCGCGCCGACGCCCCGCAGTCGCTGATCCTGGCCGGCCTGCTGGCGCCCTCGACCAAGGCGCCGAACAACCTCGCCATCGGCGTGGCCAACGGCGCCTTCGGCGGCACCTTCACTTCGCGGTTGAACATGAACCTGCGCGAGGACAAGCGCTGGGCCTACGGCGCCAACAGCTTCATGCTCGATGCGCAGGGCCAGCGCCCGTTCCTGTTCTTCGCCCCGGTGCAGACCGACAAGACCGCCGAGTCGGCCGCGGAGATCCTGAAGGAGGCCAAGGCCGTGATCGGCGACAAGCCGCTGACCGCCGAGGAGATCGCCAAGATCAAGAACCAGCGCATCCGCGCCCTGCCGGGCAGCTTCGAGACCACCGGCGCGGTGCTGGGCGCGGTCGAGAGCATCGTCCAGTACGGGCGTCCGGACGACTATGTGCAGACCCTGAAGACGCGCCTGGAAGGCATCGACCAGGGCGCGGCGGAAGCGGCGATCAAGGAAATCGTCGCGCCGCAGGCGATGACCTGGGTCATCGTCGGCGACCTCAAGCAGATCGAGGCGCCGGTGCGCGCGTTGAAGCTGGGCGAAGTGCAGGTGCTCAACAGCGACGGCCAGCCGGTCAAGGCCAAGGCCAAGGCCGCCGACAAGCAGTAA
- a CDS encoding DUF72 domain-containing protein — protein MPTASPPSANAVPRIRVGCAGWSIARTQRALLGDGASQLARYATRLDAVEINSTFYRAHRASTYQRWADSVPADFRFSAKLPRTITHDARLSGVAPLLQTFLAEVGHLRDRLGCLLVQLPPSLAFDARTAATFFALLRRRWHGGIACEPRHASWFCARAEALWQRHGVARVAADPALNAGAAQPAGAAAPAYWRWHGAPRIYYSDYQEDVLQQLAERVIAATPPAGEAWVIFDNTALGHALDNAATLQAQLRAAGVGTDV, from the coding sequence ATGCCGACCGCTTCGCCCCCCAGCGCCAACGCCGTGCCACGCATCCGCGTCGGCTGCGCCGGCTGGTCGATCGCCCGCACCCAGCGCGCGCTGCTCGGCGACGGCGCCAGCCAGCTGGCGCGCTATGCCACCCGCTTGGACGCGGTCGAGATCAACTCCACGTTCTACCGCGCCCACCGCGCGAGCACCTACCAGCGCTGGGCCGACAGCGTGCCGGCGGATTTCCGCTTCTCGGCCAAGTTGCCGCGCACGATCACCCACGACGCACGCCTGTCCGGCGTAGCGCCGCTGTTGCAAACCTTCCTTGCTGAAGTCGGCCATCTGCGCGACAGGCTCGGCTGCCTGCTGGTGCAGCTGCCGCCGAGCCTGGCCTTCGATGCGCGCACCGCCGCCACCTTCTTCGCCCTGCTGCGGCGCCGCTGGCACGGCGGCATCGCCTGCGAGCCGCGCCACGCCAGCTGGTTCTGCGCGCGCGCCGAGGCGCTGTGGCAGCGCCACGGCGTCGCCCGCGTCGCCGCCGATCCGGCCCTCAACGCCGGCGCCGCGCAGCCCGCCGGCGCCGCGGCGCCGGCCTACTGGCGCTGGCACGGCGCACCGCGCATCTACTACAGCGACTACCAGGAGGACGTCCTGCAACAGCTGGCCGAACGCGTCATCGCCGCCACGCCACCGGCAGGCGAAGCCTGGGTGATCTTCGACAACACCGCGCTGGGCCACGCCCTCGACAACGCCGCCACGCTGCAGGCGCAGCTGCGCGCCGCTGGCGTCGGCACGGACGTCTGA
- the treA gene encoding alpha,alpha-trehalase TreA → MSHAAPPCCTPLLSLSLGLLLGSCDTASAQLAPTAMQTTPAPAPLTPDLAYPELFQAVQQQELFDDQKHFVDALPLRDPALINADYLAQRQQPDFDLRRFVAANFEESGPVQTEAIRQDTGLREHIDALWPLLVRRQVDVPAHSSLLSLPHPYVVPGGRFREVYYWDSYFTMLGLVESGETERSRQMLDNFAYLIDTYGHIPNGNRTYYLSRSQPPFFSHMVQLQARVEGDAAYARYLPQLQKEYAYWMEGAQALAPGSAQAHVVRLADGSLLNRYWDARDTPRPEAWLHDVRTAAQAKERPAAEVYRDLRAGAESGWDYSSRWLGDRKTLATIRTTAIVPVDLNSLLYHLETTLALACDKHPGAAGCDTDYAALASARKSAMDKHLWSDAGYYADYDWQQRRLRDQVTAAALYPLFVGIASPARAKRSADTVQAQLLRPGGLASTRLHTGQQWDEPNGWAPLQWIAVDGLRRYGQDALAQRIGSRFLARVQALFAQQHKLVEKYGVDAQAKGGGGGGEYALQDGFGWSNGVTLLLLDLYAKQAPAPAVVPAAQHARQPEPATL, encoded by the coding sequence ATGAGCCATGCCGCTCCCCCTTGCTGCACGCCGCTGCTGAGCCTGTCGCTGGGCCTGCTGCTGGGCAGCTGCGACACCGCCTCGGCGCAGCTCGCCCCGACCGCGATGCAGACCACGCCGGCACCGGCGCCGTTGACCCCGGACCTGGCCTATCCCGAACTGTTCCAGGCGGTGCAGCAGCAGGAACTGTTCGACGACCAGAAGCATTTCGTCGACGCGCTGCCGTTGCGCGACCCGGCGCTGATCAACGCCGACTACCTGGCCCAGCGCCAGCAGCCGGACTTCGACCTGCGCCGCTTCGTCGCCGCCAACTTCGAGGAATCCGGCCCGGTGCAGACCGAGGCGATCCGCCAGGACACCGGCCTGCGCGAACACATCGACGCGCTGTGGCCGCTGCTGGTGCGGCGCCAGGTGGACGTGCCGGCGCACAGCAGCCTGCTGTCGCTGCCGCACCCGTACGTGGTGCCGGGCGGGCGCTTCCGCGAGGTCTACTACTGGGACTCTTACTTCACCATGCTCGGCCTGGTCGAAAGCGGCGAGACCGAGCGCAGCCGGCAGATGCTGGACAACTTCGCCTACCTGATCGACACCTACGGGCACATCCCCAACGGCAACCGCACCTACTACCTGAGCCGCTCGCAGCCGCCGTTCTTCTCGCACATGGTGCAGCTGCAGGCCAGGGTGGAAGGCGATGCCGCCTACGCGCGCTACCTGCCGCAACTGCAGAAGGAATACGCGTACTGGATGGAAGGCGCACAGGCGCTGGCGCCGGGCAGCGCGCAGGCGCACGTGGTGCGGCTGGCCGACGGCAGCCTGCTCAACCGCTACTGGGACGCGCGCGACACGCCGCGTCCGGAAGCCTGGCTGCACGACGTGCGCACTGCCGCGCAGGCCAAGGAGCGTCCCGCCGCCGAGGTCTACCGCGACCTGCGCGCCGGCGCCGAGAGCGGCTGGGACTATTCCAGCCGCTGGCTGGGCGACCGCAAGACCCTGGCCACGATCCGCACCACCGCCATCGTCCCGGTCGATCTCAACAGCCTGCTCTACCACCTCGAAACGACCCTGGCCCTGGCCTGCGACAAGCACCCCGGCGCGGCCGGCTGCGACACCGACTACGCGGCCCTGGCCAGCGCGCGCAAGAGCGCGATGGACAAGCACCTGTGGAGCGATGCCGGCTACTACGCCGACTACGACTGGCAGCAACGGCGGTTGCGCGACCAGGTCACCGCCGCGGCGCTGTATCCGCTGTTCGTCGGCATCGCCTCGCCGGCGCGCGCCAAGCGCAGCGCCGACACCGTGCAGGCGCAGCTGCTGCGTCCCGGCGGCCTGGCCAGCACCCGCCTGCATACCGGGCAGCAGTGGGACGAACCCAACGGCTGGGCGCCGCTGCAATGGATCGCGGTGGACGGCCTGCGCCGCTACGGCCAGGACGCGCTGGCGCAGCGCATCGGCAGCCGCTTCCTGGCGCGGGTGCAGGCGCTGTTCGCGCAACAGCACAAGCTGGTGGAGAAGTACGGCGTCGATGCCCAGGCCAAGGGCGGCGGCGGCGGCGGCGAATATGCGCTGCAGGACGGCTTCGGCTGGAGCAACGGCGTGACCCTGCTGTTGCTGGATCTGTATGCCAAACAGGCGCCCGCCCCCGCGGTGGTGCCGGCCGCGCAGCACGCGCGGCAGCCGGAACCGGCCACGCTCTGA
- a CDS encoding lytic transglycosylase domain-containing protein, with product MPLSRTLLSLLLCCGVVAGAQARTVYRCVRDGTVSLATAPEPGSRCTPKELDDAAIATPNLWGSMGVFSGTLYEREQDGRLVYSTRNLPGSRPYLRFTAVTPPGEAAHPGLGKVGAPQLNMHARQFRAAARATGVDDPWLRAIAHAESGFDAAAVSPKGAQGVMQLMPEVAKEYGVADPFAADQSIAGGARYMQSLLRRYQGDRTLAAAAYNAGIGTVARYRGVPPYAETGEYIDKVMALYQRYREAMGIKAETPAQ from the coding sequence ATGCCCTTGTCCCGAACGCTGCTGAGCCTGCTGCTGTGCTGCGGCGTCGTCGCCGGCGCGCAGGCGCGCACGGTGTACCGCTGCGTGCGCGACGGCACGGTCAGCCTGGCGACCGCGCCGGAGCCGGGCTCGCGCTGCACGCCGAAGGAACTGGACGATGCCGCGATCGCCACGCCCAACCTGTGGGGCAGCATGGGCGTGTTCAGCGGCACCTTGTACGAGCGCGAGCAGGACGGGCGCCTGGTGTATTCCACGCGCAACCTGCCCGGCTCGCGCCCGTACCTGCGCTTCACCGCGGTCACCCCGCCGGGCGAGGCGGCGCATCCGGGACTAGGCAAGGTCGGCGCGCCGCAGTTGAACATGCACGCCAGGCAATTCCGCGCCGCGGCGCGCGCCACCGGCGTGGACGATCCGTGGCTGCGCGCGATCGCGCACGCCGAAAGCGGCTTCGATGCGGCCGCCGTGTCGCCGAAAGGCGCGCAGGGCGTGATGCAGCTGATGCCCGAGGTGGCGAAGGAATACGGCGTGGCCGATCCGTTCGCCGCCGATCAGTCGATCGCCGGCGGCGCGCGCTACATGCAGTCGCTGTTGCGCCGCTACCAGGGCGACCGCACGCTCGCCGCGGCCGCCTACAACGCCGGCATCGGCACCGTGGCGCGCTATCGCGGCGTGCCGCCGTACGCGGAGACCGGCGAGTACATCGACAAGGTGATGGCGCTGTACCAGCGCTACCGCGAGGCGATGGGCATCAAGGCGGAAACGCCGGCGCAGTAG
- a CDS encoding transporter substrate-binding domain-containing protein: MKHATIRWLGACLLSAAAALPATAAPSHLDSIAQRGKLRVCTTGDYLPYSLLRADGAYEGIDIALAQSLAASLEVPVTWVPTRWATLLPDLLADRCDIAVGGISVSLPRQRHAWFSAVLDVDGKIPLVRCADQQRYRDLAQIDRAEVRVIEPRGGTNEAFARRELPQARLTLSDDNTTIFRELREGRADVMITDASEARFQQRRMPGLCAVNPHQPLQYSEKAFLLPRGDMAWKAYVDQWLHLSKASGEYRKAQAPWLGDAAD; the protein is encoded by the coding sequence ATGAAGCACGCCACGATCCGATGGCTGGGCGCCTGCCTGCTGAGCGCCGCCGCGGCGCTGCCGGCCACTGCCGCGCCGTCGCACCTGGACAGCATCGCGCAGCGCGGCAAGCTGCGCGTGTGCACCACCGGCGACTACCTGCCCTACAGCCTGCTGCGCGCGGACGGCGCCTACGAAGGCATCGACATCGCCCTGGCGCAATCGCTGGCGGCCAGCCTGGAGGTGCCGGTGACCTGGGTGCCCACGCGCTGGGCGACGCTGCTGCCGGATCTGCTCGCCGATCGCTGCGACATCGCCGTCGGCGGCATCTCGGTGTCGCTGCCGCGGCAGCGCCACGCCTGGTTCAGCGCCGTGCTCGACGTGGACGGCAAGATCCCGCTGGTGCGCTGCGCCGACCAGCAGCGCTATCGCGACCTCGCCCAGATCGACCGCGCCGAGGTGCGGGTGATCGAACCGCGCGGCGGCACCAACGAAGCCTTCGCCCGCCGCGAACTGCCGCAGGCGCGGCTGACCCTGTCCGACGACAACACCACGATCTTCCGCGAACTGCGCGAAGGCCGCGCCGACGTGATGATCACCGACGCCTCCGAAGCGCGCTTCCAGCAGCGCCGCATGCCCGGCCTGTGCGCGGTGAACCCGCACCAGCCGCTGCAGTACAGCGAAAAGGCGTTCCTGCTGCCGCGCGGGGACATGGCCTGGAAGGCCTACGTGGACCAGTGGCTGCACCTGAGCAAGGCCAGCGGCGAGTACCGCAAGGCGCAGGCGCCGTGGTTGGGAGATGCGGCGGACTAG
- a CDS encoding NHL repeat-containing protein yields MRKTGVWLLLLALLSLAVFAWWRSERSHIAVRATNVPAPTPLGWLAQLQWVAGDGVRGLADGAAAHARFADPYGIAVDAHGVLYVADAGDNNRIRRIGRDGTVATVAGGAEGFADGIASAARFATPSGIAVDAAGTLYIADTGNHAIRKLSAQGVVTTLAGDGTAGFRDGPAAQARFNGPMGVAVDAQGRVYVADTYNDRIRVIERDGQVRTLAGGERPGYADGMGAEARFDTPTDLKVDRAGVLWIADLRNDAIRQLLPDGRVVTLAGASEASPLARPLSLGLTFDGHGYVGSDDGRVLQVTSTGHVLVLSGERSDTRLARPAGVTVAADGAVYVTDAGSARVHRLLPTTPQAAAAAAPVVIGPAAAQPLPVTHGRWPLRPQDGWHEVVGTLGEVRGNYQGESRDHLHAGLDIRGDVGQTVYAIADAKVASPGATWALGKPGEGLALDQLGYIHMRVGRTAQGAPLDPQRFHLLADDSGAPERVRVLRGTRFAAGDALGTINAMAHVHLSVGASGFERNAVLLGFRDYADHSPPQIQRIDLFDGNGQALPATQGRVRVARGNGGVQIVVEAWDQVDRNLPRRRLGLYALGYEVLDAQGRPLPGAAPAQPSIQFDRMPADADAVKVAYAADSGITVHGSATTRFRYLVTNTVRDGRIAEGRWQPSALPAGAYLIRITASDYSGNQATANRDLRVTLE; encoded by the coding sequence ATGAGAAAGACCGGGGTATGGCTGCTGTTGCTGGCGTTGCTATCGCTCGCGGTGTTCGCGTGGTGGCGTAGCGAGCGTTCGCACATCGCAGTGCGTGCGACCAACGTGCCCGCGCCGACGCCGCTGGGCTGGCTGGCGCAGCTGCAGTGGGTGGCCGGCGACGGCGTGCGCGGCCTGGCCGACGGCGCCGCGGCGCACGCACGCTTCGCCGATCCCTACGGCATCGCGGTCGATGCGCATGGCGTGCTGTACGTGGCCGATGCCGGCGACAACAACCGCATTCGCCGCATCGGCCGCGACGGCACGGTCGCCACCGTTGCCGGCGGCGCCGAAGGCTTCGCCGACGGCATCGCCAGTGCGGCGCGCTTCGCCACACCATCGGGCATCGCCGTGGACGCGGCGGGCACGCTGTACATCGCCGATACCGGCAACCATGCGATCCGCAAGCTCAGCGCACAGGGCGTGGTGACGACGCTGGCCGGCGACGGCACGGCCGGTTTCCGCGATGGCCCGGCCGCGCAGGCGCGCTTCAACGGCCCGATGGGCGTGGCGGTCGATGCGCAGGGGCGCGTCTACGTCGCCGACACCTACAACGACCGCATCCGCGTGATCGAGCGCGACGGCCAGGTGCGCACGCTCGCCGGCGGCGAACGCCCCGGCTATGCCGATGGCATGGGCGCCGAAGCGCGCTTCGATACGCCGACCGACCTGAAAGTGGATCGCGCCGGCGTGCTGTGGATCGCCGACCTGCGCAACGACGCGATCCGCCAGCTGCTGCCGGACGGGCGGGTGGTCACCCTGGCCGGCGCCAGCGAGGCGTCGCCGCTGGCGCGGCCGCTGAGCCTGGGGCTGACCTTCGACGGCCACGGCTACGTCGGCAGCGACGACGGCCGCGTGCTGCAGGTCACCTCGACCGGGCACGTGCTGGTGCTGTCCGGCGAGCGCAGCGACACCCGCCTGGCGCGTCCGGCCGGCGTGACCGTGGCCGCGGACGGCGCGGTCTATGTCACCGATGCGGGCAGCGCGCGGGTGCACCGGCTGCTGCCGACCACGCCGCAGGCCGCCGCCGCGGCCGCGCCCGTGGTGATCGGTCCCGCCGCCGCACAACCGCTGCCGGTCACCCACGGCCGCTGGCCGCTGCGCCCGCAGGACGGCTGGCACGAGGTGGTCGGCACGCTCGGCGAGGTGCGCGGCAACTACCAGGGCGAGAGCCGCGACCATCTGCATGCGGGCCTGGATATCCGCGGCGATGTCGGGCAGACGGTCTACGCCATCGCCGATGCCAAGGTCGCCAGCCCCGGCGCGACCTGGGCGCTGGGCAAGCCCGGCGAAGGCCTGGCGCTGGACCAGCTCGGCTACATCCACATGCGCGTGGGCCGCACCGCGCAGGGCGCGCCGCTGGACCCGCAGCGCTTCCACCTGCTCGCCGACGACAGCGGCGCGCCGGAACGGGTGCGCGTGCTGCGCGGCACCCGCTTCGCCGCCGGCGACGCGCTGGGCACGATCAACGCGATGGCGCATGTGCATTTGAGCGTCGGCGCCAGCGGCTTCGAACGCAATGCGGTGCTGCTCGGCTTCCGCGACTATGCCGATCACTCCCCGCCGCAGATCCAGCGCATCGACCTGTTCGACGGCAACGGCCAGGCGCTGCCGGCGACGCAAGGACGGGTGCGGGTGGCGCGCGGCAACGGCGGCGTGCAGATCGTGGTGGAGGCCTGGGACCAGGTGGACCGCAACCTGCCGCGCCGGCGCCTGGGTCTGTATGCGCTGGGCTACGAAGTGCTTGATGCGCAAGGCCGGCCGCTGCCCGGTGCCGCGCCGGCGCAGCCGAGCATCCAGTTCGACCGCATGCCCGCCGATGCCGATGCGGTGAAGGTGGCGTACGCCGCCGACAGCGGCATCACCGTGCACGGCAGCGCCACGACCCGCTTCCGCTACCTGGTGACCAACACCGTGCGCGACGGCCGCATCGCCGAAGGACGATGGCAGCCGAGCGCGCTTCCCGCGGGCGCCTACCTGATCCGCATCACCGCCAGCGACTACAGCGGCAACCAGGCCACGGCCAATCGTGACCTGCGGGTGACGCTGGAGTAG